From a single Plutella xylostella chromosome 5, ilPluXylo3.1, whole genome shotgun sequence genomic region:
- the LOC119694017 gene encoding uncharacterized protein LOC119694017, with protein sequence MKSTPTNALQVECVDPPLSLRRQYLCDRFFLRIWQSESHPLLSKLDTLKRLCHAQETHGLSFLLKSFIFASNLPHPSIKFKMNPLFSVPYDALVFQPNVVMDMGIVKNAPGAEKTLTHKLQSEWPGWLPVFTDASKFSDKSNVGLAVWLPKYKITLNFKLPPESSVFTGEATAILEALLYTESHKLNKTIILSDSSSCLHSIISFPFKSKSKFPIILQIRQTLFRCKTQGIEVAIAWIPGHSGIIGNECADSFAKDAVSLGLDTHYHNFAHDLASLAGPRPDNSWKESWEASRNIKGINLVNIFKSPP encoded by the exons ATGAAATCTACCCCCACCAATGCCCTTCAGGTTGAGTGTGTCGACCCCCCTCTCTCGCTGCGGAGACAGTACTTGTGTGACCGGTTTTTCCTCCGGATCTGGCAGTCAGAGTCTCACCCTCTATTGTCCAAGCTCGATACCCTTAAGCGGTTATGTCATGCTCAAGAAACCCATGGCCTTTCCTTCCTTCTCAAATCATTCATTTTTGCTTCCAACCTTCCTCATCcttcaattaaatttaaaatgaaccCTCTGTTTAGTGTCCCTTATGATGCCCTGGTTTTTCAGCCCAATGTTGTTATGGACATGGGCATTGTGAAAAACGCTCCGGGGGCCGAGAAAACATTGACTCATAAACTCCAGTCAGAGTGGCCTGGTTGGCTCCCAGTCTTCACAGATGCCTCCAAATTTTCAGATAAGAGCAATGTTGGTCTAGCTGTCTGGCTTCCTAAGTACAAAATTACCCTTAATTTCAAACTCCCCCCTGAATCCTCGGTCTTCACGGGCGAGGCTACCGCTATTCTGGAGGCACTTCTGTACACTGAGTCTCACAAACTCAACAAAACTATTATTCTATCAGACTCTTCTAGCTGCTTACACTCAATTATTTCATTTCCTTTTAAATCAAAATCTAAATTCCCTATCATTCTTCAAATTAGACAAACTCTCTTCCGTTGCAAGACTCAGGGTATAGAGGTGGCTATTGCCTGGATACCTGGCCACAGTGGCATCATTGGTAATGAGTGTGCAGATTCCTTCGCTAAGGATGCCGTTAGCTTGGGCCTGGATACTCATTACCATAATTTTGCCCACGACCTTGCCTCGCTCGCAGGACCGAGGCCTGATAATTCCTGGAAGGAGTCCTGGGAAGCTTCCAGGAACATTAAAG GTATTAACCTTGTAAATATCTTTAAATCTCCACCGTAA